The Acidobacteriota bacterium region TCGACCCGCCCCTCGGGATAGACTGCCGGCGAACTGACGAGGAGACCCCGATGAAGCGATCCTTGTTGTCTCTCGCCGCCATCGCCTTGCTGGCGACGGCATGCGTTGGCAGGACTCCCACCCCTGAAACTTCGACCTCCGGCACAACGACCGACAGTACCAACCTCGAGGACGCCCGACTGACGACAGCGGTCCGCCTCGCCCTGCTCGAGAAGCTGGGATCCGATGGCATGACCATCGAGCCGGAAGTGCGCGGTGACCGCGCCTTCCTCACCGGCACCGTGCAGCAGCGCTCGAGCCAAGAGCTCGCCGAGGAGGTCGCCGCGTCGGTGCGCGGCGTACGGCGGGTCAAAAACCGGATCAAGGTCGCCAAGGGCGACTCCACCGCCCTCGGTGCCGCCGTCTCGGACGCCGAGCGCGAGGTTCGCGATGCCCTCCTGGAAACCCGCATCAAAGGTCGTCTGCTCTCCGAGGTCGGCCGCTTCGGGCTCGAAATCGAAGTCGAGTGTGTCGACGGCGTCGCCAGCCTGCGGGGCTGGCTGCCGGACCCCGAGCGCAAACGCTTCGCCCTCTCGGCAGCCGAGTCCACCCCCGGTGTCAACAAGGTCATCGACCTGCTGCGAGTAGGGTTGGAATAGCGGTGCTAGAGGGTCGGGGAG contains the following coding sequences:
- a CDS encoding BON domain-containing protein, whose translation is MKRSLLSLAAIALLATACVGRTPTPETSTSGTTTDSTNLEDARLTTAVRLALLEKLGSDGMTIEPEVRGDRAFLTGTVQQRSSQELAEEVAASVRGVRRVKNRIKVAKGDSTALGAAVSDAEREVRDALLETRIKGRLLSEVGRFGLEIEVECVDGVASLRGWLPDPERKRFALSAAESTPGVNKVIDLLRVGLE